Genomic DNA from Ornithodoros turicata isolate Travis unplaced genomic scaffold, ASM3712646v1 ctg00000858.1, whole genome shotgun sequence:
CACCAGCTGTACTCTACAGCACGTAGCCCCACTGCCATGGCTTCTCACACGTCCACGTCTGTAGTGACAACACAGGTTCCTGCACCAGCTGTACTCTACAGCACGTAGCCCCACTGCCATGGCTTCTCACACATCCACGTCTGTAGTGACAACACAGGTTCCTGCACCAGCTGTACTCTACAGCACGTAGCCCCACTGCCATGGCTTCTCACACGTCCACGTCTGTAGTGACAACACAGGTTCCTGCACCAGCTGTACTCTACAGCACGTAGCCCCACTGCCATGGCTTCTCACACGTCCACGTCTGTAGTGACAACACAGGTTCCTGCACCAGCTGTACTCTACAGCACGTAGCCCCACTGCCATGGCTTCTCACACATCCACGTCTGTAGTGACAACACAGGTTCCTGCACCAGCTGTACTCTACAGCACGTAGCCccacttgcatggcttctcacATATCCACGTCTGTAGTGACAACACAGGTTCCTGCACCAGCTGTACTCTACAGCACGTAGCCCCACTGCCATGGCTTCTCACACATCCACGTCTGTAGTGACAACACAGGTTCCTGCACCAGCTGTACTCTACAGCACGTAGCCCCACTGCCATGGCTTCTCACACATCCACGTCTGTAGTGACAACACAGGTTCCTGCACCAGCTGTACTCTACAGCACGTAGCCCCACTGCCATGGCTTCTCACACGTCCACGTCTGTAGTGACAACACAGGTTCCTGCACCAGCTGTACTCTACAGCACGTAGCCCCACTGCCATGGCTTCTCACACGTCCACGTCTGTAGTGACAACACAGGTTCCTGCACCAGCTGTACTCTACAGCACGTAGCCCCACTGCCATGGCTTCTCACACATCCACGTCTGTAGTGACAACACAGGTTCCTGCACCAGCTGTACTCTACAGCACGTAGCCccacttgcatggcttctcacATATCCACGTCTGTAGTGACAACACAGGTTCCTGCACCAGCTGTACTCTACAGCACGTAGCCCCACTGCCATGGCTTCTCACACATCCACGTCTGTAGTGACAACACAGGTTCCTGCACCAGCTGTACTCTACAGCACGTAGCCCCACTGCCATGGCTTCTCACACATCCACGTCTGTAGTGACAACACAGGTTCCTGCACCAGCTGTACTCTACAGCACGTAGCCCCACTGCCATGGCTTCTCACACATCCACGTCTGTAGTGACAACACAGGTTCCTGCACCAGCTGTACTCTACAGCACGTAGCCCCACTGCCATGGCTTCTCACACATCCACGTCTGTAGCGACAACACAGGTTCCTGTACTAGCTGAACTCTACGGAACGTAGCCccacttgcatggcttctcacATATCCACATCTGTAGTGACAACACAGGTTCCTCCACTAGCTCAACTCTACAGACCGTAGCCCCACTACCATGGCTTCTCACACATCCACGTCTGTAGTGACAACACAGGTTCCTGCACCAGCTGTACTCTACAGCACGTAGCCCCACTGCCATGGCTTCTCACACATCCACGTCTGTAGTGACAACACAGGTTCCTGTACTAGCTGAACTCTACGGAACGTAGCCccacttgcatggcttctcacACATCCACATCTGTAGTGACAACACAGGTTCCTCCACTAGCTCAACTCTACAGACCGTAGCCCCACTACCATGGCTTCTCACACATCCACGTCTGTAGTGACAACACAGGTTCCTGCACCAGCTGTACTCTACAGCACGTAGCCCCACTGCCATGGCTTCTCACACATCCACGTCTGTAGTGACAACACAGGTTCCTGCACTAGGTGAACTCCACAGCACATAGCTCCACTGTCATGGCTTCTCACACATATGCATCTCCTTGTGACGACATAGGTTCTTACATTATTTCACTCTGCAAGATGACCACCCCACTTCCATGGCTTCTCACGCATCTACATCTGCAGTGATGACATAGTCTCCTGCACTTGCtgctccccattcatcaccccattcaactccccattcatcaccttaAAATAAAGTTCTTTTCCATGGCTTCTCACCCATGCACATGTGTTTGTGACAACGCCAGCTCCTGCACAAGCTTGACTCTACAGGATGGTAACCACACTTCTATGGCTCGTCCGGCTTGTGACTACACAAGTTCTTGCACTAGCTGAACTCCACAAGACAGTTATCACATTTTTTTGGCTTCTCAGCAAGTCATGTCTGCTTGTGTTGCTGTAGGTTCTTGCATTAAATGAACTCCGCAGGATCATAACTGCACTTCTATGGCTTCTTACCCATGTGTCTCCCCCTGTGACACTGCAGGTTCATCTTATggttgaactctgcaggacagaagTTGCGCTTGTATGACTTGCCACCAGTGTGTGTGCACGCTTGTGATGCTGCAGGTTTTGGCActagctgaactctgcaggattGTAATCTCACTTCTGTGGCTTCTCGCTTATGTGTGTCTATCACGCCACAGGTTCCTGCACTAGCTGAACTCTGCGGGATCGTAGACACACTCTATGGCTTCTCAACCATGTGCGTCTTGCTGTGACGCCACAGGTTCTGGCACAAGATGAAATCCGCAAGATGGTAACCGCACTTTTTAGGCATCTCACCcatgtgtgtctgcttgtgactCTGCAGGTTCGTGTTACGGTTGAACTTCTCAGGGCAGAGGCTGCACCTGTGTGACTTGTCGCCAGTGTGTGTGCTTGTGACGCTGCATGTTTTTGCACTAGCTGAAGTCTGCAGGGCAGTAACCACACTTCTGTGGCTCCTCGCCCATGTGTGTCTGTCATGCCACAGGTTCTTGAATAAGCTGAACTCTGCCAGATTCTAACTGCATTTCTATGGTTTCTTGCCTATGCAAGTCTGCATGTGCTGCCACAGGTTCTCGCACTAGATAAATTCTGCAGGATTGTAACCGCACTTCCACGGCTTCTCACCAATGTGTGTTTACTTGTGACGCTGCAGGTTCGTGCTATGGTTGAACTTTTCAATGACAGATGTTGTACTTGTACATCTCGTCGCTAGTGTGTCTGTGCTTGCGACACTGCTTGTTATTGTACTAGCTGAGGTCTGCAGGACGGTAACCACACATTCTGTGGCTTCCCGTCCAGATGAATTCTGCAAGATGGTAACCGCAATTCTATGTCTGGTTGCTCATGTGGGTCTGCTGGTGATGCTGCAGGATCGTGTTACAGTTGAACTTTATAGCACAGAAGTCACACATCTATGGCTTGTCGCCAGTGTGCGTGCTTGTAACGCGGCAGGTGCATACTCTGGCTGAATTCTGCAGGAGAAATATTGTATGGCTTCTTACACATGTGTTTGTTTGTGATGCTGCAGGCGGGCACTCTGGATGAACCCTGCAGAACATgtgtcgcacttgtatggcttctcaccagtATGAATCCGCACGTGACCCTTCAGGTGCTGCAGCTGGATGAACTCTGCTTGACAGATACTatcacacttgtgtggcttttCTCTCACATGTGTGTACTTATGGTCTCGCAAGTGCATTTTGTGGCCGAATTCCGCAGGACAGAGATTGCACCTGTATGGCTTCTATACTCATGTGCACCTGCTCATGTCGCCGCGAATATCACACCTATATAGCTTCTGATCCATATGGATCTGGTTGTGACATTGCTGGTCGTGTTATGGTTGAACTTTGTAGCACAGAAGTCACACCTGTACGGCGTATCGCtggtgtgtgtgtttgtgacgCTGCAGGTGTGtactctggctgaactctgcagtacagaCATCACATTTGTAAGGCTTCTTACCCGTATGAGTTTGCTTGTGACGCCGCAGGTGTGCGCTCTGGATGAACCCTGCAGAACATgtgtcacacttgtatggcttctcacccatgtgtgtctgcttgtgacaCTGCAAGTACGCACCATCGCTAAACTCTGCAGGACACAGATCacacttgcatggcttctcgcctgtatgTGTCTGCTTGTGACGTTTCAAGTGCGTGCTCCGGATGAATGttgcaggacagagattgcacttgtgTGGCATCTGATCTGCATGTATCTGCTTACGATGCTGCAGGTATGTCCTCTGGCAAAACTCCGCATGACAGAGATCTCACTTGTATGGCTTTTCtctcgtgtgtgtgtgcctgtgatCTTGCAAGTGCATTTTGCAGACGAATTCCGCaggacagagattgcacttgtatggcttctatACCCGTGTGCACCTGCTCACGTCGCCGCGAATTCGTGCTCTGGCTGAACTTTGCAGGACTAATATCACACCTATATGGCTTCTCATCCACATGGGTCTGGTTGTGACGCTGCAGGTCGTGTTATGGTTGAACTTTGTAGCACAGaggtcacacttgtatggcgtGTCGCCAGTGTGTGTGCTTGTGACGCTCCAGGTGTGTACTCTGactgaactctgcagtacagatatcacacttgtaaggcttctcACCCGTATGAGTTTGTTTGTGACGCCGCAGGTGTGCGCTCTGGATGAACCCTGCAGAACATctgtcacacttgtatggcttctcacccacGTGTGTGTGCTTGTGACACTGCAAATACGCACAATCGCTAAACTCTGCAGGACACAGATCACAGTGGAACGGCTTCTCGCCTGTAtgtgtctgcttgtgacgcTTCAAGTGCGTGCTCCGGATGAATGTtgcaggacagaggttgcacttgtgtggcttctcgtCTGTATGTATCTGCTTGTGACGCTGCAGGTATGTTCTCTGGCTGAACCCTGCATGACAGATatcacacttgtgtggcttttCTCTCGTATGTGTGTGCTTGTGGTCTTGCAAGTGCATCTTGCGGCCGAATTCCGCGggacagagattgcacttgtacggcttctcgcctgtgtgtgcctgctcatgtcGCCGCAAATTCGCGCTCTGGCTGAACCTCGCAGGACAGATATCGCACTtgaatggcttctcacccgtgtgcgtccgcttgtgacACCGCAAGTGCGCGCTCTCTCTGAATCCTGCAAGGCAGACGtcacacttgtacggcttctcgcccgcCGTGTGCGTCTGCTTGTGAACCCGCAAGCGCGTGCTGCGGCCGAATTCTGcgggacagagatcgcacttgtatggcttttctctcgtgtgtgtgtgcctgtgatCTTGCAAGTGCATTTTGCGGCTGAacgctgcaggacagagatcgcacttgtatggcttctcggtGTGCACCTTGCGGTCTTTGGCACACTCTGTTGGAGAGAAAGTAGAGGGGCAGAGATCGTACCGCAGTCTCTGCTCTCCCCTGGACATTGGTAGATGCTGTTCAGAATCGTTGCCAACATGTACGTGCACACTGCATATCGGGCTGGCTTGAGCAGGCACGTGCTGGAACGTGGCAGAATGTGTGCCGTGGGTAAATGGCTTTGTTTCGTGTGTTTTGAGGTGAACTTCCAAGTGAGCAATTTCGGTGCATGTAGCCAGACAAACAGTGCATCTGTAGAGCGTGTCCTTTTCGTGATCACAGATCGACGATTTGCCTGTCTCTTGGTCCTTGCTCTGGTCTGGTGCAATGCCTCTAGGCTTAGGACCTGCGGGATGACTGTTCACAGTGACTGGGACACTGTTGCTGAATGGAGGTTGAATAGTTGTTGCACTGATGTTGAAGCATGCACCTGAAGAGGTGCCATCCAATGAAACAGGATCACAAACTTCTGCGGGCTCATCCTTAATATGAAGCACACTTGTACTTGCTGTTGCATCTGAAATTACAATGATGGGACAGTGAGAGTGTGGCCAGGTTGGCAGTGCATTAACGTAACTGCAATATTGCCTCACGGAATAAATGCTGTtttttagacaaaaaaaaaggacactATTTTACGACAGTTTGAAGCTCAACACCCGTCTACGATTTTGTTGCGCACATCTGGCATCACCACACTGCACCCCGTATATAATGTCTCTTgaggaagacggcgtgtcatagcaacttgtaccctgccaccaagttgttgGCGTCTTCGGCCGGAAGATAAGCCCTTCCTCTAGCACCATTGCCGGTGACATGTGCATTATCACGCGAAACTAATCTCTTACCCGTACAATCCCACCTTTGTCACTGCAATAACCTGAAGAGTCTCGCAGTTAGGAGCGTTTTAAATTACACCAAATTTCTCAGTGTGGCCTGTACCGCAAAGAATGAAAGTACAATCTGTATTACCATCTTCAATATCATGGCGTTGAAATGCAGCAAGCAGACAAGGACACGGAACGAAGTAAAGAGGACAACTGCGGACTCTCAACCGTGTCCCAGTCGTAGAAAACAGCTTCCTAGATACGGGCATCAAGGTGATTGACTATCAACTCCCCTCACATTGAACGCTGAAGGCACGGACCTAACGATATAACCAGGGGACAAAGGTTATGTAGTCGGCTGGGAGATTGCATTCTACAACATGAACATGCTCCACGGGTTTTGTACTGGTGCAAAACCTCACTGCAAAGCACTGTGGCTTCTAAAATTGTGTTGGGAGACAGTAACGTGTCAAGGCACGTTCTAGAGGACAATGCAGTTTCAATAGTTAGAATGATAATAACTATGGCACTGGATGACGACAAAAAATGTCGTCAATCTCAAAAGCCTTACGTGATATCGGCAGTTATGTTTTCCTTGGAAAAGCTTTCGACACCCGACCGGTGATTTCGCGAAAGCACGTATGTAAAGCTGACTCAATGTAACAATTGTATTTCGCATTTTCGTCAATTGCGTTATAAACGGGCTCAAATGTACCTCCCAACCTTATTACAGTTAAATAAATTATCTTTTGCACTTGATGAAATACAACATGGCCCCACAAAGACTATGATGCATGAAATCAACATGCAGGAAAGCATGTTGATTTTGTGGCAGAAACTTGGATATTGTGAGACTTTCGTGGTAGTTGGGCTCCAATTTTTCTACTTCTGCACACTAAGTAGGTGAGTAATTCCACTACTTAGAAACATCAGCTACTTTATGTTTGCATTAATGCTGGAAAAGTTGCGGTAATGTGACATCGCATCGAGAAACTCAGTGTCGATGTTGTGTACTTTGGCTGAAGAAGGCGTGCACTGGAAACCTTCGCTGATTAAATCCCCTTgaccattttgtatttaccttGTGATGTCGAGTGATGGTTATATCCTATTTCGTCCTGCCCTGACAATACCGTGGTGTTGTAAGGCTCCGTTTTGACTTCCAGGATTGGATGTTCATTTGAAGATTCCTCTCGAGGTTCTTCTTTAATGCAATACGTCCCAGCCATTCCTCctgaattaaaagaaaaaaaggagagaagtcGCCGTAAAATGTTTAAAGTCACGTGACCGTCATCTCTGCCTCTTTTCTGAATCTAGTCAGGCTGTATTATAGCTAGgcagtgactttttcgggttaaacccgattccgcccggtttttctccccgaactgacctccgaccaattcgggataaacccgatttctccccgaattccagtcactatgaaatcctcgagtgacgtttccactgaagacgaacaaaggtcgctatgtgtaacacatgtaatGATGGGTCACTTCCGTTCCCAGCAGTACACTCAGTGGCGGATCTAGTATTTTCCCAAGAGGAGGGGGtgcgctatggacaagtgcaatgtgcatgctgggattggtccattgaaccctatgtccAAGTCGGAAATTTAGGGGGGTTCCGGACCCACGGACTCCCCCACCCCTAGACCCCTAGATCCATGCCtaaatacacccatgtgtgtcaacactgtccaTGCCGTGGGggttaccgctggaaggtcatgATCCCGCGAAAATGCAAAAGAAAtagagagattaggaaatgacTTAATAAACAACAGGAGAAACAAGAACACCCGATGGTACAATTAtcgccagatttctccccaaattacagatttaaaaatagagcacgatttttacccccccccccccccccccatccccgaGCCTGAGAAAGGCACTCagcccgaaaaagtcactccctaattacAGCTTATCCGCATATACTGTATAATTGTATAACCAATTGTATAATTGGTTAAATTTGCGGGCTCAATAATTGGCAAATTTTTTagaagccaggatcaggcaattattcaCGGAGCCTTAAATTCGCGGTATTGCGGTGCGTCGACCACAGGGGCGGATGCAGACCCTcagttttgggggggggggcggtttctttgtcagcgcagtgggggagggggaaacTCAATGTGTAAAGTACCGTTTTTGGGGGCAGCCGCCCCCTAGATCCGCCACTGGTCGACCCTGCATCTTTGGGGCCCCCACCTTGAACTTCCTGGAGGAAGCTAACaaaaggtatcacaactgggtaaCTTGGTAAAAAAACTAACTGGGTaaattgagacttcgtgttgtgtctgtcctttcatgttccctagtctcggggttttacattatgcatcatcttcaccagctcgcttgcttcctggACATTTTTTCGTtcaatttgtcttccttttgagcactGTGTATATGTGTGCACTGTATTCACTGTATTCATTGtttgcgtgcgggcacgcaaactcaatttGGATCATCAAAAACCATTTGCGAtttgattatgcatcttaatgttgaaatgccgttcataatgaatctgtattctaatgtactgcgttctaacgtaataacacgtacaaataaaacgggaaagctgtgcagtatatatgtcaccattgtgccacgattctttccgtgtgtaagaaaaattccttaagtgCAGTTAAGTGGAACCTTTACCAAGCATAATCCCCCCACCTGTAAAGCTTGGCACACCCCCAggagtgaatttctggggaaatcactgataGAGATAGCATAACCATGTCACGAATCATACTATCAAAATAGTGAGCATCACTATGTCACGGAGAGAGACCACAGACAATGGTGACGCGGAGAGTGTTGGTGTCGCTGGTTTCTCATCTGATCTGCGCTCTTCCCGTTCTGTCGATGTATTTGTTCCCGTCGTATTCACAAGGTAGCACATTTCGAAACCCTCAAAATTAAGGGCATAATGACTGCTTGTAAGTAATCCCTGGAACTACTCGTGTACCTGCATTAGTGGAAGCTTGGAAAATCCATAATTCTCGCGTTCAAAGCGTGTTTCGAGCGTTGTTTACTTCCTCGTGGCCATGAGCACGTTGAGTAGTAGCGATATCGTTGGATGGAGCCAAGTGTGAAATGCGATAATACGTCCAAGACAAACAAAACTGCGGATTATGGGTCAAAGTTTACATAGTTAAATTCAGACCATAACTGAACATTAATTTTCTGGGCATTACTGAACGTTATTTTCGTGTGCGCCACTGAAAAAGGGCCACGACGGTGtttagcgtcgtctgctattgtcGTCTGCTGCCGCAGAAACTGTCTCTGACGTCCAGCATTTAAATTACTTCAATTTAATTTCCTTCCTCAATACAATGCTCATAATGTAAGGTATAATGCTGACTAGAAAACAGAGCGGCAATGAATTCTCAAAATCAATCTTCCAATTCTGTTCTGTTCCACTTTCCACCGCGCTGCGAGTTCCTCGATATCGTTTCAAACATTGTGTGCACCACTCACGTGCAATTCGTCCGCTGTGTCTCTGACGTGTTCATTCAACATATTATATATACTGATTGAATTTAACCGCACATTATGCTCCAGTCGCTTCAGCTAtggtaatagcagacgacgttaatcatcgtcatcatcacgcTCTTTCCGTTTTGTTGTGCCAACGGTTGTGCATAGGAAAATTAACTATTTAACTCGAGCTGAGTTATATCAGGTATATAACAGTTATACTTCGCACCATGCAACAACGTGCAAGACATCGTCCTCCCTCATTGCCCTCatcctttccccctttcctccATGGCGGTACGTAAACAAAGTTTTAGGCAGAAACTTTCAAGCTTAGTAATGGCAAAGTAGCTTCAAGTTCGGTGGAGACCATTTGAGATGCTTGCTATGCTGGTAATGCCATTTCTTATCCCTGTGCTGCATCATTATCCAGCAAGAAATTTGAGGAGTACCCAGAACAGTTACGTAAGGGagcgtgtttgtgtctgtcctttcgtgttccctagtctcgggggttttacattatgcacagACCCCATGCTCAAGTAAATTGAAGAAAACGGCAAGTTCTTTCTGTCTAATCATATATGATATCCATATTTTCAAAAGCACAAGGAAGTCTTAACGTGTGAAGCCTCGAAAGGAAAATAAGGACTGGTTTGCTGTAAACACAAAGCTGTTTACAAAGTGAACAGCTTTCCCAGATATTCTTTCCAGTGAGAATGAAGAAAAAGTTAAACTAACTTTCCATTGTTCAGTGACCTGTTCGCCGTACAAATGAAAGACGGAATAGCTTTTATTTGTGTTTGAAAGTTGCTGAGTTATAGTAACAGGGTAACCCCAACAGTGATAAAAGCTCTCGaaatattgtattttatttattgagCAATACTGCGAGCCCATCTCGGGCCCAAGCAGGTGTCACCACAATAATCAAAAGTAAGTGCGACAATACACAACTAGCAATGTcattaaaaagaaaagactAAACATATATTACAAGATACGTAAAACGAGGCCTATGTTTGTGAATGGCATTAACAAATCCTATTACAGAATCAATGGACACAATATTGG
This window encodes:
- the LOC135375376 gene encoding zinc finger protein 227-like → MVLEEGLIFRPKTPTTWWQDATASTSVLHIKDEPAEVCDPVSLDGTSSGACFNISATTIQPPFSNSVPVTVNSHPAGPKPRGIAPDQSKDQETGKSSICDHEKDTLYRCTVCLATCTEIAHLEVHLKTHETKPFTHGTHSATFQHVPAQASPICSVHVHVGNDSEQHLPMSRGEQRLRYDLCPSTFSPTECAKDRKVHTEKPYKCDLCPAAFSRKMHLQDHRHTHTREKPYKCDLCPAEFGRSTRLRVHKQTHTAGEKPYKCDVCLAGFRESAHLRCHKRTHTGEKPFKCDICPARFSQSANLRRHEQAHTGEKPYKCNLCPAEFGRKMHLQDHKHTHTREKPHKCDICHAGFSQRTYLQRHKQIHTDEKPHKCNLCPATFIRSTHLKRHKQTHTGEKPFHCDLCPAEFSDCAYLQCHKHTHVGEKPYKCDRCSAGFIQSAHLRRHKQTHTGEKPYKCDICTAEFSQSTHLERHKHTHWRHAIQV
- the LOC135375375 gene encoding zinc finger protein 431-like produces the protein MPHKCNLCPATFIRSTHLKRHKQTHTGEKPCKCDLCPAEFSDGAYLQCHKQTHMGEKPYKCDTCSAGFIQSAHLRRHKQTHTEFIQLQHLKGHVRIHTGEKPYKCDTCSAGFIQSARLQHHKQTHVHTWARSHRSVVTALQTSASAKTCSVTSTHTGDKSHRCSLCPEKFNRNTNLQSHKQTHMGEMPKKCGYHLADFILCQNLWRHSKTHMVEKP